In Tachysurus vachellii isolate PV-2020 chromosome 12, HZAU_Pvac_v1, whole genome shotgun sequence, the following are encoded in one genomic region:
- the LOC132854542 gene encoding tyrosine-protein phosphatase non-receptor type 14-like isoform X1, whose amino-acid sequence MPFRLKLPRTRRYNVLSKNCFVIRIQLLDNHVIECTLSVEGTGQECLEAVAQRLELRETHYFGLWFHSKAQMQRWVELEKPLKKQLDKFGNEPMLYFGVMFYVPNVSRLEQEVTRCLSFLRYQYYLQVKKEVLDGRLHCTVEQGIRLAGLAVQADFGDFTQYLSQDFLREYVLFPVNWPHVDEVLDEWTQKVAEEHKSHYQMQVADAELLYIKEVEKLDGFGQESFAAKDNYTNDIFIGVSFIGIFAKHRNGRSIMLHRWKDIGTIGHNKSAITVEITSKDDTIMFHMEDIEMAKYIARLFTARHKFYKQNKICVEPTHSPVTIRRRSPWNRQHRPQSCIAHSQYPDHYQETQSSQDSIFHEDPYCKSETSLVEFSFRNGLVPNGSMCSSPSVSSLNRSQTFVHSSPMSSSPSIPGSELMRSDYIPSQRHSAIIPPSYRPTPEYDAVMRQKRCHHPNTPTVDCHSQSLRSLNISNTYVYRQPSLVYSQPEMREQGPYPAPYGGGGGLQPVYGLHAGPTVPHQGQMVHSITAQPQCSAANGISHTVSTPELANTKQQVINRTTHVFRNHQSKPPPPYTASFRPATSTPDLASHRQRCIGGSSPELVTRKVQLSVKTFQPDSSAVVHQSLQEMSEPLTAMKHRSTLAKRHSMEVAMVLKGASVVPLPRRNTLREQVPPLIPPQQAQVQPPPPPQLAEVQMPAQKSSNPDPTYQHHQKTLSNVTMLIHSSESEEEEEDYAPELDVHIPGLNEDISAQLQAALANIPNKPPPEYPGLRSSSNNITLRHHNQDRSRGSPEVVQVQTQVYAHAGGNRGRQSPSRAEPVCLSGATLGPSISEPDLTSVKERVRKEPVKERPVSEMFSIEDSIVEREIAQRTLERQKMSVDSVKRPLMMATLNGLYVSRMPVPESPREDVSTKANTDEMCKHLELRLEEERLFSEYEQMLKKRPECNLATATLPDNAERNRFRDVVPYEDNRVELVPNKENNTGYINASHIKMLIRGEEWHYIATQGPLPNTCHDFWQMVWEQGVNVIAMVTAEEEGGRSKSHRYWPKLGSKHNSATHGKFKVTTKFRTDSGCYATTGLKVKHLLSGQERTVWHLQYTDWPDHGCPEYVQGFLAYLEEIQSVRRHTNSMLDASKNPKPPVVIHCSAGVGRTGVVILTELMISCLEHNERVEVPGMLNRLRQQRMMMVQTVAQYKFVYQVLIQFLKNTRLI is encoded by the exons AtgcctttcctttctcaggtaTCAGTACTACCTGCAGGTGAAGAAGGAAGTGCTTGATGGTCGCCTTCACTGCACTGTGGAGCAAGGCATTCGACTCGCCGGTCTCGCTGTCcagg CCGACTTCGGAGACTTCACTCAATATCTGTCTCAGGATTTCCTCAGGGAATATGTTTTGTTCCCtgtg AACTGGCCCCACGTTGACGAGGTGTTGGACGAGTGGACTCAGAAAGTGGCTGAAGAACACAAGAGTCACTA tcaaATGCAGGTTGCAGATGCAGAACTGCTCTACATTAAAGAGGTGGAGAAACTAGATGGATTTGGCCAGGAGAGCTTTGCTGCTAAA GACAACTACACCAATGACATCTTCATCGGAGTTTCGTTTATCGGAATCTTTGCCAAGCACAGAAACGGGAGATCTATCATGCTTCACCG GTGGAAGGACATCGGCACCATCGGGCACAACAAGTCGGCTATCACCGTGGAGATAACCAGCAAAGACGACACCATCATGTTTCACATG gagGATATAGAGATGGCTAAATACATAGCACGCCTCTTCACAGCCAGACACAAGTTTTACAAACAGAACAAGATCTGTGTAGA GCCGACCCATTCTCCTGTCACTATACGGAGAAGATCCCCTTGGAACAGGCAG CATAGACCACAGTCCTGTATTGCACACTCTCAGTATCCTGATCACTATCAAGAGACCCAAAGCTCTcaag ACAGTATATTCCATGAAGACCCGTACTGTAAGTCTGAGACGAGTCTGGTGGAGTTTAGTTTCCGTAACGGCCTGGTTCCTAATGGAAGTATGTGCAGCAGTCCGAGCGTAAGCTCCCTGAACCGCTCACAGACCTTTGTTCACTCATCACCCATGTCTTCAAGCCCTAGCATCCCTGGGAGTGAGCTCATGCGGTCTGACTACATCCCCAGCCAACGGCACTCGGCCATCATCCCTCCCTCCTACAGGCCCACACCAGAGTATGATGCTGTGATGCGGCAAAAACGCTGCCACCATCCAAACACACCTACCGTTGACTGTCACAGCCAGTCACTGCGCAGCCTCAACATCAGCAACACGTATGTTTACCGTCAACCGTCACTAGTGTACAGCCAGCCGGAAATGcgtgagcaaggcccttaccctGCGCCCTATGGCGGGGGTGGAGGTCTTCAACCAGTATACGGACTTCATGCTGGACCCACCGTACCTCACCAGGGTCAGATGGTACATTCTATAACTGCTCAGCCGCAATGTAGTGCCGCTAATGGCATTTCGCATACCGTCAGCACGCCAGAGCTGGCCAACACTAAGCAACAAGTGATTAACCGGACTACCCATGTGTTTAGGAACCACCAGTCAAAACCTCCACCACCTTACACAGCATCCTTTAGGCCAGCTACCAGCACGCCAGATTTGGCGAGCCATCGGCAACGCTGCATTGGAGGATCTAGTCCGGAGCTGGTGACACGTAAAGTGCAGCTGTCTGTGAAAACATTCCAGCCAGACAGCTCAGCCGTGGTGCACCAGTCGTTACAGGAAATGAGTGAGCCGTTAACGGCCATGAAACACCGTTCCACACTTGCCAAACGCCACAGCATGGAAGTCGCAATGGTCCTTAAGGGAGCCAGTGTAGTCCCCTTGCCTCGGAGGAACACACTACGAGAGCAAGTGCCACCACTGATCCCTCCTCAGCAGGCACAAGTCCaacctcctccaccacctcagCTGGCTGAGGTGCAAATGCCCGCCCAGAAATCCTCCAACCCTGACCCAACATACCAGCATCATCAAAAAACACTATCTAACGTCACCATGCTGATCCACAGCAGTGAgagtgaagaggaagaggaggactaTGCACCCGAGCTGGACGTCCACATACCAGGCCTGAACGAGGACATCAGTGCTCAACTGCAGGCAGCACTTGCTAACATTCCTAACAAACCTCCCCCCGAATACCCTGGACTGCGGTCCAGCAGCAACAACATCACACTCAGACACCACAACCAG GATCGGAGCCGAGGTTCTCCAGAGGTGGTGCAGGTACAAACACAGGTTTACGCCCATGCAGGAGGGAACCGCGGGAGACAAAGTCCGAGCCGTGCAGAGCCAGTGTGTCTGAGCGGGGCGACTCTGGGACCGTCCATCTCTGAGCCGGACCTCACCAGTGTGAAGGAGAGGGTGAGGAAAGAACCGGTGAAAGAGAGACCTGTCTCAGAGATGTTTTCCATCGAGGACAGCATtgtggagagagagattgcTCAGAGG ACTCTGGAGAGGCAGAAGATGTCTGTGGACTCAGTGAAGAGGCCTCTGATGATGGCCACCCTGAACGGACTCTATGTGAGCCGCATGCCTGTGCCAGAAAGCCCACGTGAGGACGTCTCTACCAAAGCCAACACGGacgagatg tgtaaacATCTGGAGCTGAGGTTGGAGGAGGAGCGGCTCTTCTCCGAATACGAGCAGATGCTTAAAAAAAGACCAGAGTGTAACCTGGCCACGGCCACGCTTCCCGACAACGCAGAGAGGAACCGGTTCCGTGACGTTGTTCCTTACGAGGACAACCGTGTAGAGCTGGTCCCAAACAAAGAGAACAACACGGGCTACATTAACGCCTCCCACATCAAG ATGCTGATCAGAGGGGAGGAGTGGCATTACATCGCCACACAGGGACCTCTTCCCAACACCTGCCACGATTTCTGGCAGATGGTCTGGGAGCAAGGGGTGAATGTGATTGCCATGGTTACGGCAGAGGAG GAGGGAGGTCGTTCTAAGAGTCACAGATACTGGCCCAAACTCGGCTCCAAGCACAACTCGGCCACCCACGGCAAGTTTAAGGTCACCACCAAATTCCGTACAGACTCAGGTTGCTACGCAACGACAGGGTTAAAGGTCAAGCACCTTCTCTCTGGTCAGGAGCGCACTGTGTGGCACCTACAGTACACCGACTGGCCCGACCACGGCTGCCCCGAATACGTGCAAGGCTTCCTGG CTTACCTGGAAGAGATCCAGTCTGTGCGGCGTCACACTAACAGCATGCTGGACGCCTCAAAGAACCCGAAGCCGCCGGTGGTGATTCACTGCAGCGCCGGAGTCGGACGCACCGGAGTCGTCATTCTTACCGAGCTCATGATCAGCTGCCTGGAGCACAACGAG agggTGGAGGTCCCGGGGATGCTAAATCGCTTGAGACAGCAGAGGATGATGATGGTTCAGACCGTCGCTCAGTACAAGTTTGTGTATCAGGTTTTGATCCAGTTTTTGAAGAACACCAGACTCATCTGa
- the LOC132854542 gene encoding tyrosine-protein phosphatase non-receptor type 14-like isoform X2: protein MPFRLKLPRTRRYNVLSKNCFVIRIQLLDNHVIECTLSVEGTGQECLEAVAQRLELRETHYFGLWFHSKAQMQRWVELEKPLKKQLDKFGNEPMLYFGVMFYVPNVSRLEQEVTRYQYYLQVKKEVLDGRLHCTVEQGIRLAGLAVQADFGDFTQYLSQDFLREYVLFPVNWPHVDEVLDEWTQKVAEEHKSHYQMQVADAELLYIKEVEKLDGFGQESFAAKDNYTNDIFIGVSFIGIFAKHRNGRSIMLHRWKDIGTIGHNKSAITVEITSKDDTIMFHMEDIEMAKYIARLFTARHKFYKQNKICVEPTHSPVTIRRRSPWNRQHRPQSCIAHSQYPDHYQETQSSQDSIFHEDPYCKSETSLVEFSFRNGLVPNGSMCSSPSVSSLNRSQTFVHSSPMSSSPSIPGSELMRSDYIPSQRHSAIIPPSYRPTPEYDAVMRQKRCHHPNTPTVDCHSQSLRSLNISNTYVYRQPSLVYSQPEMREQGPYPAPYGGGGGLQPVYGLHAGPTVPHQGQMVHSITAQPQCSAANGISHTVSTPELANTKQQVINRTTHVFRNHQSKPPPPYTASFRPATSTPDLASHRQRCIGGSSPELVTRKVQLSVKTFQPDSSAVVHQSLQEMSEPLTAMKHRSTLAKRHSMEVAMVLKGASVVPLPRRNTLREQVPPLIPPQQAQVQPPPPPQLAEVQMPAQKSSNPDPTYQHHQKTLSNVTMLIHSSESEEEEEDYAPELDVHIPGLNEDISAQLQAALANIPNKPPPEYPGLRSSSNNITLRHHNQDRSRGSPEVVQVQTQVYAHAGGNRGRQSPSRAEPVCLSGATLGPSISEPDLTSVKERVRKEPVKERPVSEMFSIEDSIVEREIAQRTLERQKMSVDSVKRPLMMATLNGLYVSRMPVPESPREDVSTKANTDEMCKHLELRLEEERLFSEYEQMLKKRPECNLATATLPDNAERNRFRDVVPYEDNRVELVPNKENNTGYINASHIKMLIRGEEWHYIATQGPLPNTCHDFWQMVWEQGVNVIAMVTAEEEGGRSKSHRYWPKLGSKHNSATHGKFKVTTKFRTDSGCYATTGLKVKHLLSGQERTVWHLQYTDWPDHGCPEYVQGFLAYLEEIQSVRRHTNSMLDASKNPKPPVVIHCSAGVGRTGVVILTELMISCLEHNERVEVPGMLNRLRQQRMMMVQTVAQYKFVYQVLIQFLKNTRLI from the exons gtaTCAGTACTACCTGCAGGTGAAGAAGGAAGTGCTTGATGGTCGCCTTCACTGCACTGTGGAGCAAGGCATTCGACTCGCCGGTCTCGCTGTCcagg CCGACTTCGGAGACTTCACTCAATATCTGTCTCAGGATTTCCTCAGGGAATATGTTTTGTTCCCtgtg AACTGGCCCCACGTTGACGAGGTGTTGGACGAGTGGACTCAGAAAGTGGCTGAAGAACACAAGAGTCACTA tcaaATGCAGGTTGCAGATGCAGAACTGCTCTACATTAAAGAGGTGGAGAAACTAGATGGATTTGGCCAGGAGAGCTTTGCTGCTAAA GACAACTACACCAATGACATCTTCATCGGAGTTTCGTTTATCGGAATCTTTGCCAAGCACAGAAACGGGAGATCTATCATGCTTCACCG GTGGAAGGACATCGGCACCATCGGGCACAACAAGTCGGCTATCACCGTGGAGATAACCAGCAAAGACGACACCATCATGTTTCACATG gagGATATAGAGATGGCTAAATACATAGCACGCCTCTTCACAGCCAGACACAAGTTTTACAAACAGAACAAGATCTGTGTAGA GCCGACCCATTCTCCTGTCACTATACGGAGAAGATCCCCTTGGAACAGGCAG CATAGACCACAGTCCTGTATTGCACACTCTCAGTATCCTGATCACTATCAAGAGACCCAAAGCTCTcaag ACAGTATATTCCATGAAGACCCGTACTGTAAGTCTGAGACGAGTCTGGTGGAGTTTAGTTTCCGTAACGGCCTGGTTCCTAATGGAAGTATGTGCAGCAGTCCGAGCGTAAGCTCCCTGAACCGCTCACAGACCTTTGTTCACTCATCACCCATGTCTTCAAGCCCTAGCATCCCTGGGAGTGAGCTCATGCGGTCTGACTACATCCCCAGCCAACGGCACTCGGCCATCATCCCTCCCTCCTACAGGCCCACACCAGAGTATGATGCTGTGATGCGGCAAAAACGCTGCCACCATCCAAACACACCTACCGTTGACTGTCACAGCCAGTCACTGCGCAGCCTCAACATCAGCAACACGTATGTTTACCGTCAACCGTCACTAGTGTACAGCCAGCCGGAAATGcgtgagcaaggcccttaccctGCGCCCTATGGCGGGGGTGGAGGTCTTCAACCAGTATACGGACTTCATGCTGGACCCACCGTACCTCACCAGGGTCAGATGGTACATTCTATAACTGCTCAGCCGCAATGTAGTGCCGCTAATGGCATTTCGCATACCGTCAGCACGCCAGAGCTGGCCAACACTAAGCAACAAGTGATTAACCGGACTACCCATGTGTTTAGGAACCACCAGTCAAAACCTCCACCACCTTACACAGCATCCTTTAGGCCAGCTACCAGCACGCCAGATTTGGCGAGCCATCGGCAACGCTGCATTGGAGGATCTAGTCCGGAGCTGGTGACACGTAAAGTGCAGCTGTCTGTGAAAACATTCCAGCCAGACAGCTCAGCCGTGGTGCACCAGTCGTTACAGGAAATGAGTGAGCCGTTAACGGCCATGAAACACCGTTCCACACTTGCCAAACGCCACAGCATGGAAGTCGCAATGGTCCTTAAGGGAGCCAGTGTAGTCCCCTTGCCTCGGAGGAACACACTACGAGAGCAAGTGCCACCACTGATCCCTCCTCAGCAGGCACAAGTCCaacctcctccaccacctcagCTGGCTGAGGTGCAAATGCCCGCCCAGAAATCCTCCAACCCTGACCCAACATACCAGCATCATCAAAAAACACTATCTAACGTCACCATGCTGATCCACAGCAGTGAgagtgaagaggaagaggaggactaTGCACCCGAGCTGGACGTCCACATACCAGGCCTGAACGAGGACATCAGTGCTCAACTGCAGGCAGCACTTGCTAACATTCCTAACAAACCTCCCCCCGAATACCCTGGACTGCGGTCCAGCAGCAACAACATCACACTCAGACACCACAACCAG GATCGGAGCCGAGGTTCTCCAGAGGTGGTGCAGGTACAAACACAGGTTTACGCCCATGCAGGAGGGAACCGCGGGAGACAAAGTCCGAGCCGTGCAGAGCCAGTGTGTCTGAGCGGGGCGACTCTGGGACCGTCCATCTCTGAGCCGGACCTCACCAGTGTGAAGGAGAGGGTGAGGAAAGAACCGGTGAAAGAGAGACCTGTCTCAGAGATGTTTTCCATCGAGGACAGCATtgtggagagagagattgcTCAGAGG ACTCTGGAGAGGCAGAAGATGTCTGTGGACTCAGTGAAGAGGCCTCTGATGATGGCCACCCTGAACGGACTCTATGTGAGCCGCATGCCTGTGCCAGAAAGCCCACGTGAGGACGTCTCTACCAAAGCCAACACGGacgagatg tgtaaacATCTGGAGCTGAGGTTGGAGGAGGAGCGGCTCTTCTCCGAATACGAGCAGATGCTTAAAAAAAGACCAGAGTGTAACCTGGCCACGGCCACGCTTCCCGACAACGCAGAGAGGAACCGGTTCCGTGACGTTGTTCCTTACGAGGACAACCGTGTAGAGCTGGTCCCAAACAAAGAGAACAACACGGGCTACATTAACGCCTCCCACATCAAG ATGCTGATCAGAGGGGAGGAGTGGCATTACATCGCCACACAGGGACCTCTTCCCAACACCTGCCACGATTTCTGGCAGATGGTCTGGGAGCAAGGGGTGAATGTGATTGCCATGGTTACGGCAGAGGAG GAGGGAGGTCGTTCTAAGAGTCACAGATACTGGCCCAAACTCGGCTCCAAGCACAACTCGGCCACCCACGGCAAGTTTAAGGTCACCACCAAATTCCGTACAGACTCAGGTTGCTACGCAACGACAGGGTTAAAGGTCAAGCACCTTCTCTCTGGTCAGGAGCGCACTGTGTGGCACCTACAGTACACCGACTGGCCCGACCACGGCTGCCCCGAATACGTGCAAGGCTTCCTGG CTTACCTGGAAGAGATCCAGTCTGTGCGGCGTCACACTAACAGCATGCTGGACGCCTCAAAGAACCCGAAGCCGCCGGTGGTGATTCACTGCAGCGCCGGAGTCGGACGCACCGGAGTCGTCATTCTTACCGAGCTCATGATCAGCTGCCTGGAGCACAACGAG agggTGGAGGTCCCGGGGATGCTAAATCGCTTGAGACAGCAGAGGATGATGATGGTTCAGACCGTCGCTCAGTACAAGTTTGTGTATCAGGTTTTGATCCAGTTTTTGAAGAACACCAGACTCATCTGa